From a single Serratia surfactantfaciens genomic region:
- the lysS gene encoding lysine--tRNA ligase, which produces MSEQQVQGADQALDLNNELQSRREKLAGLRENGIAFPNDFRRDSTSDKLHAAYGDKDNEELEALGVEVTVAGRMMTRRIMGKASFVTLQDVGGRIQLYVARDDLAEGVYNDQFKKWDLGDILGARGKLFKTKTGELSIHCTELRLLTKALRPLPDKFHGLADQETRYRQRYLDLIANEESRNTFKVRSQVMSAIRNFMVERGFMEVETPMMQVIPGGASARPFITHHNALDIDMYLRIAPELYLKRLVVGGFERVFEINRNFRNEGVSPRHNPEFTMMELYMAYADYKDLIELTESLFRTLTEKVLGTSQVQYGDEVFDFGKPFEKLTMTEAIKKYRPETDLADLADMGKAVAIAESIGIKVEKSWGLGRVVTEIFEEVAESHLIQPTFITEYPAEVSPLARRNDVNPEITDRFEFFIGGREIGNGFSELNDAEDQAQRFADQVNAKDAGDDEAMFYDEDYVTALEHGLPPTAGLGIGIDRMVMLFTNSHTIRDVILFPAMRPQK; this is translated from the coding sequence ATGTCTGAACAACAAGTACAGGGCGCCGATCAGGCGCTGGATCTCAATAACGAACTGCAGTCCCGCCGCGAGAAACTGGCCGGCCTGCGCGAGAACGGCATTGCGTTCCCGAACGACTTCCGTCGCGATTCCACCTCCGACAAACTGCACGCCGCGTACGGCGATAAAGACAACGAAGAGCTGGAAGCGCTGGGCGTAGAAGTGACCGTCGCCGGCCGCATGATGACTCGCCGCATTATGGGCAAGGCGTCCTTCGTTACGCTGCAGGACGTGGGCGGCCGCATTCAGCTGTACGTCGCGCGCGACGACCTGGCTGAAGGCGTGTACAACGACCAGTTCAAGAAGTGGGACCTGGGCGATATCCTCGGCGCGCGCGGCAAACTGTTCAAAACCAAGACCGGCGAACTGTCGATCCACTGCACCGAACTGCGTCTGCTGACCAAAGCGCTGCGCCCGCTGCCGGACAAATTCCACGGCCTGGCGGATCAGGAAACCCGTTACCGTCAACGTTATCTGGATCTGATCGCCAACGAAGAATCGCGCAACACCTTCAAAGTGCGTTCGCAGGTGATGTCCGCTATCCGTAACTTTATGGTGGAACGCGGCTTCATGGAAGTCGAAACCCCGATGATGCAGGTGATCCCGGGCGGCGCGTCCGCGCGTCCATTCATCACGCACCACAATGCGCTGGATATCGACATGTACCTGCGCATCGCGCCGGAACTGTATCTGAAGCGTCTGGTGGTCGGCGGCTTTGAGCGCGTGTTCGAAATCAACCGCAACTTCCGCAACGAAGGCGTTTCTCCGCGTCATAACCCAGAGTTCACCATGATGGAACTCTACATGGCTTACGCGGATTACAAAGACCTGATCGAACTGACCGAGAGCCTGTTCCGCACCCTGACCGAGAAAGTGCTGGGTACCTCTCAGGTGCAGTACGGCGACGAAGTGTTCGATTTCGGCAAGCCGTTCGAGAAGTTGACCATGACCGAGGCGATCAAGAAATACCGTCCGGAAACCGATCTGGCTGATCTGGCCGACATGGGCAAAGCGGTGGCCATCGCCGAATCCATCGGCATCAAGGTTGAGAAGAGCTGGGGTCTGGGCCGCGTCGTGACCGAGATCTTCGAAGAAGTGGCGGAAAGCCATCTGATTCAGCCGACCTTCATCACCGAGTACCCGGCTGAAGTGTCGCCGCTGGCGCGCCGCAACGACGTTAACCCGGAAATCACCGACCGCTTCGAGTTCTTCATCGGCGGCCGTGAAATCGGCAACGGCTTCTCCGAGCTGAACGACGCCGAAGACCAGGCGCAGCGCTTCGCCGACCAGGTGAACGCCAAAGACGCCGGCGACGACGAAGCGATGTTCTACGACGAAGACTACGTCACCGCGCTGGAGCACGGCCTGCCGCCGACTGCCGGCCTGGGCATCGGTATCGACCGCATGGTGATGCTGTTCACCAACAGCCACACCATCCGCGACGTGATTCTGTTCCCGGCGATGCGCCCGCAGAAGTAA
- the prfB gene encoding peptide chain release factor 2 (programmed frameshift): MFEINPVKNRIQDLSERTAVLRGYLDYDAKKERLEEVNAELEQPDVWNEPERAQALGKERAALETIVETIDQLQQGGEDVSGLLELAVEADDEETFNEAVAELDQLIAKLELLEFRRMFSGEYDSADCYLDIQAGSGGTEAQDWASMLLRMYLRWAEAKGFKTEVIEESDGDVAGLKSATIKIIGDYAFGWLRTETGVHRLVRKSPFDSGGRRHTSFSSVFIYPEVDDDIDIDINPADLRIDVYRASGAGGQHVNKTESAVRITHLPTNIVVQCQNDRSQHKNKDQAFKQLRAKLYEFEMQKKNADKQAMEDNKSDIGWGSQIRSYVLDDSRIKDLRTNVETRNTQAVLDGDLDKFIEASLKAGL; the protein is encoded by the exons ATGTTTGAAATTAATCCGGTAAAAAACCGAATTCAGGACCTGTCCGAGCGGACTGCGGTTCTTAGGGGGTATCTT GACTATGATGCCAAGAAGGAACGCCTAGAAGAAGTCAACGCCGAGCTGGAGCAGCCGGACGTTTGGAACGAGCCTGAGCGCGCACAGGCGCTCGGCAAAGAGCGCGCCGCGCTGGAAACCATCGTTGAAACCATCGATCAACTGCAGCAGGGCGGCGAAGACGTCAGCGGGCTGCTGGAACTGGCGGTGGAAGCCGACGATGAAGAGACCTTCAACGAAGCGGTCGCCGAGCTGGATCAACTGATCGCCAAGCTTGAGCTGCTGGAATTCCGTCGCATGTTCTCCGGCGAATACGACAGCGCCGACTGCTACCTGGACATCCAGGCCGGTTCCGGCGGCACCGAGGCGCAAGACTGGGCCAGCATGCTGCTGCGCATGTACCTGCGCTGGGCCGAAGCCAAAGGCTTCAAAACCGAAGTGATCGAAGAGTCCGACGGCGACGTCGCGGGCCTGAAATCGGCCACCATCAAGATCATCGGCGACTACGCGTTCGGCTGGTTGCGCACTGAAACCGGCGTGCACCGCCTGGTGCGCAAGAGCCCGTTCGACTCCGGCGGTCGTCGCCACACCTCGTTCAGTTCGGTGTTCATCTACCCGGAAGTGGACGACGATATCGATATCGATATCAACCCGGCGGATCTGCGCATCGACGTGTACCGCGCCTCCGGTGCGGGCGGTCAGCACGTCAACAAAACCGAATCCGCCGTACGTATTACTCACCTGCCAACCAACATCGTGGTGCAGTGCCAGAACGATCGTTCTCAGCATAAGAACAAGGATCAAGCGTTTAAACAGCTGCGAGCCAAGCTGTACGAGTTTGAGATGCAAAAGAAAAATGCTGATAAACAGGCGATGGAAGACAACAAGTCCGACATCGGCTGGGGCAGCCAAATCCGTTCTTACGTGCTGGATGACTCCCGCATCAAGGATTTGCGCACCAACGTCGAAACGCGTAACACGCAGGCCGTACTGGATGGCGACCTGGATAAATTCATTGAGGCAAGTTTGAAAGCCGGGTTATGA
- the recJ gene encoding single-stranded-DNA-specific exonuclease RecJ: protein MSIKTQLRRRPAADDTHLPASLPPLLRRLYALRGVQAEQELERGVKGMLPWQQLDGIDAAVSLLQQALADGRRIMVVGDFDADGATSTALTVLALRSMGGAAVDYLVPNRFEDGYGLSPEVVEQAAARGAELIVTVDNGISSHAGVDVAHAKGMQVLVTDHHLPGETLPAAEAIVNPNLRGCAFPSKSLAGVGVAFYLMLALRARLRESGWFEQRVLAMPNLAELLDLVALGTVADVVPLDANNRILVYQGLNRIRAGKCRPGIRALLEVANRDARQLAANDLGFALGPRLNAAGRLDDMSIGVALLLSDDIAQARMLANDLDALNQTRREIEQGMQVEALQLCDQLERTSTELPYGLAMYHPEWHQGVVGILASRIKERFHRPVIAFAPAGDGILKGSGRSVPGLHMRDALERLDMLNPGLMMKFGGHAMAAGLSLEEAKFDEFRQRFGELVGEWLDPAMLEGVIWSDGELAMQELSLTTAELLREGGPWGQAFPEPTFDGKFRILQQRLVGEKHLKLMVEPLGGGPLLDGIAFNVDTTLWPDSSVREVELAYKLDVNEFRGNRNVQLLIQHLWPR from the coding sequence GTGAGTATCAAAACGCAACTACGCCGCCGCCCGGCGGCGGACGACACGCATCTGCCCGCCAGTTTGCCGCCGTTGCTGCGGCGGCTTTACGCCCTGCGCGGCGTGCAGGCTGAGCAAGAACTGGAGCGCGGCGTCAAAGGTATGCTGCCCTGGCAACAGCTGGACGGCATCGACGCCGCGGTCAGCCTGCTGCAACAGGCGCTGGCTGACGGCCGCCGCATCATGGTGGTGGGCGATTTCGACGCCGACGGCGCCACCAGCACTGCGCTGACGGTGTTGGCGCTGCGCAGCATGGGCGGCGCTGCCGTCGACTATCTGGTGCCGAACCGCTTCGAAGACGGTTACGGCCTGAGCCCCGAAGTGGTGGAACAGGCGGCGGCGCGCGGCGCGGAGCTGATCGTCACCGTCGATAACGGCATCTCTTCCCACGCCGGCGTCGACGTGGCGCACGCCAAGGGCATGCAAGTGCTGGTGACCGATCACCACCTGCCGGGCGAGACCCTGCCGGCGGCCGAAGCGATCGTCAATCCCAACCTGCGCGGCTGCGCTTTCCCGTCCAAGTCGTTGGCCGGGGTGGGCGTCGCGTTCTATCTGATGCTGGCGCTGCGCGCCCGCCTGCGGGAGAGCGGCTGGTTCGAGCAGCGCGTCCTGGCGATGCCCAATCTGGCGGAACTGCTGGATCTGGTGGCGCTCGGCACCGTGGCTGACGTGGTACCGCTGGACGCCAACAACCGCATTCTGGTGTATCAGGGGTTAAACCGTATTCGCGCCGGCAAATGCCGCCCAGGCATCCGCGCGCTGCTTGAGGTGGCCAACCGCGACGCCCGCCAACTGGCGGCCAACGATCTCGGTTTCGCCCTCGGCCCGCGCCTCAACGCCGCCGGCAGGCTGGACGACATGTCGATCGGCGTGGCACTGCTGCTGAGCGACGACATTGCTCAGGCGCGTATGCTGGCCAACGATCTCGATGCGTTGAATCAGACGCGCCGCGAGATCGAGCAGGGCATGCAGGTGGAGGCCTTGCAGCTGTGCGATCAGCTGGAGCGCACCAGCACCGAGCTGCCTTACGGGTTGGCGATGTATCACCCGGAATGGCATCAGGGCGTGGTGGGCATCCTCGCTTCGCGTATCAAAGAGCGTTTCCACCGTCCGGTGATCGCGTTCGCGCCGGCGGGCGACGGCATCCTGAAAGGCTCAGGCCGTTCGGTGCCAGGCCTGCACATGCGCGACGCGCTGGAGCGGCTGGATATGCTGAACCCTGGGCTGATGATGAAGTTCGGCGGCCACGCGATGGCGGCCGGGCTGTCGCTGGAAGAAGCCAAATTCGACGAGTTTCGCCAGCGTTTCGGCGAGCTGGTGGGGGAGTGGCTCGATCCGGCGATGCTGGAAGGGGTTATCTGGTCTGACGGCGAACTGGCGATGCAGGAGCTGTCGCTGACGACGGCGGAGCTGCTGCGCGAGGGCGGCCCGTGGGGCCAGGCGTTCCCGGAACCGACCTTCGACGGCAAGTTCCGCATTCTGCAGCAGCGGTTGGTGGGCGAGAAACACCTGAAGCTGATGGTGGAGCCGCTCGGCGGCGGCCCGCTGCTCGACGGCATCGCTTTCAACGTGGACACCACGCTGTGGCCGGACAGCAGCGTGCGCGAAGTGGAATTGGCCTACAAGCTCGACGTCAATGAGTTTCGCGGCAACCGCAACGTGCAGCTGTTGATCCAGCATCTTTGGCCGCGCTGA
- the dsbC gene encoding bifunctional protein-disulfide isomerase/oxidoreductase DsbC, translating to MKKGLMLLSLLVASVAGAAHADDAAIKKALAGLGIQQADVQPSPVAGLKTVLTDSGVLYASEDGKHILQGPLFDVSGKEPVNVTNQLLSTKLDALKDQMIVYKAPKEKHVITVFTDITCGYCHKLHQQMKEYNDLGITVRYLAFPRQGLASQAEKDMKSIWCTADKAKAFDAAMKGDAISPATCKTDISKHYELGVQFGIQGTPAIILENGMMIPGYQGPKEMAAMLDAHQAATKAGG from the coding sequence ATGAAAAAAGGTTTAATGCTGCTTTCTCTGCTGGTGGCTTCGGTGGCCGGCGCCGCCCATGCCGATGACGCAGCGATCAAAAAAGCGCTCGCCGGTCTGGGCATCCAGCAGGCGGACGTGCAGCCTTCGCCGGTCGCCGGCCTGAAAACGGTGCTGACCGACAGCGGCGTACTGTACGCTTCCGAAGACGGCAAGCACATTCTGCAAGGCCCGCTGTTCGACGTCAGCGGCAAAGAGCCGGTCAACGTGACCAATCAGCTGCTGAGCACCAAGCTGGACGCGCTGAAAGATCAGATGATCGTTTACAAGGCGCCGAAAGAAAAACACGTGATCACCGTGTTCACCGACATCACCTGCGGGTACTGCCACAAGCTGCACCAGCAGATGAAAGAGTACAACGATCTGGGCATCACCGTGCGTTACCTGGCGTTCCCGCGCCAGGGGCTGGCCTCCCAGGCTGAAAAAGACATGAAGTCAATCTGGTGCACCGCCGACAAGGCCAAGGCGTTTGACGCCGCCATGAAGGGCGACGCCATCTCCCCGGCGACCTGCAAAACCGACATCAGCAAGCATTACGAGCTGGGCGTGCAGTTCGGCATTCAGGGCACGCCGGCGATCATCCTGGAAAACGGCATGATGATTCCAGGCTATCAGGGGCCGAAAGAGATGGCCGCCATGCTGGACGCGCACCAGGCCGCTACCAAAGCCGGTGGTTAA
- the xerD gene encoding site-specific tyrosine recombinase XerD — MQQREDRVQQQDNALIEQFLDALWLERNLAENTLASYRLDLQALGAWLGQQNTTLLQAQALDLQAFLAERVDGGYKATSSARLLSAMRRLFQYLYREKLRADDPTAQLASPKLPQRLPKDLSEAQVDALLQAPCVDQPLELRDKAMLEVLYATGLRVSELVGLSISDVSLRQGVVRVIGKGNKERLVPLGEEAVYWIENYLEHGRPWLVNGQTLDVLFPSTRCQQMTRQTFWHRIKHYAILAGIDSERLSPHVLRHAFATHLLNHGADLRVVQMLLGHSDLSTTQIYTHVATERLKQLHQQHHPRA, encoded by the coding sequence ATGCAACAAAGAGAGGACCGCGTGCAACAGCAAGACAATGCGCTGATTGAACAATTCCTGGATGCGCTGTGGCTTGAGCGTAATCTGGCGGAAAATACGCTGGCCTCTTACCGGCTGGATTTACAGGCCCTGGGCGCCTGGCTTGGCCAGCAAAACACCACCTTGCTGCAGGCGCAGGCGTTGGATCTGCAGGCGTTTCTCGCCGAGCGGGTGGACGGCGGCTACAAGGCCACCAGTTCCGCGCGCTTGCTGAGCGCCATGCGTCGCCTGTTTCAGTATCTGTACCGCGAAAAACTGCGTGCCGACGATCCCACTGCGCAGCTGGCTTCCCCCAAGCTGCCGCAGCGTTTGCCGAAGGATCTGAGCGAGGCGCAGGTCGATGCGCTGCTGCAGGCGCCCTGCGTCGATCAGCCGCTGGAGCTGCGCGACAAGGCGATGCTCGAAGTGCTGTACGCCACCGGGCTGCGAGTCTCCGAACTGGTGGGGCTGAGCATCAGCGACGTCAGCCTGCGCCAGGGCGTGGTGCGGGTGATCGGCAAGGGCAACAAGGAGCGGCTGGTGCCGCTGGGCGAAGAGGCGGTTTACTGGATCGAAAATTATCTGGAACATGGCCGCCCTTGGCTGGTCAACGGCCAGACGCTGGATGTGCTGTTCCCCAGCACCCGCTGCCAGCAAATGACCCGACAGACGTTCTGGCATCGCATCAAACACTATGCGATCCTTGCAGGCATCGACAGCGAGCGTCTGTCGCCGCACGTGCTGCGGCACGCGTTCGCCACCCATTTGCTGAACCATGGGGCCGATCTCCGTGTCGTACAGATGTTGTTAGGGCACAGCGATCTCTCGACCACGCAAATTTATACTCATGTAGCGACCGAACGACTGAAACAGCTACATCAACAGCATCACCCGCGCGCCTGA